From one Humulus lupulus chromosome 8, drHumLupu1.1, whole genome shotgun sequence genomic stretch:
- the LOC133796973 gene encoding DELLA protein SLR1-like, giving the protein MGPYDSANSAGSSSGSSSSSTSFKKPNDIDGLLAGAGYKIRSSDLQHVAQRLEQLETVMVNSPASQITHIASDAVHYNPSDIASWVDSLLSELNHPFPLSADLPDFPDLMINNTTARNDVWAADHGMPQPQQNIPPPPQLNQHPLTVVTAMEEDSGIRLVHMLLTCAESVQRGDLPLARSLIETMQPLLTRVNVNCGIGKVAGYFIDALSRRIFSTRGRIGAGPFEDEVLYYHFYEACPYLKFAHFTANQAILEAFNGHDCVHVIDFNLMHGLQWPALIQALALRPGGPPLLRLTGIGPPSPDGRDSLREIGLKLADLAKSVNVRFAFRGVAAERLEDVKPWMLQVSLKEAVAVNSIMQLHRLLGSDHSWNSGIDTVLGWIRSLNPKIITVVEQEADHNQVGFLDRFTEALYYYSTMFDSLEACSLQPDKALAEMYIQREICNVLCCEGSARVERHEPLAKWTNRLIQAGFQPLHLGSNAFKQASMLLTLFSAEGYCVEEKEGCLTLGWHSRPLIAASAWRAVPDPNNPLGIIKP; this is encoded by the coding sequence ATGGGGCCGTACGACTCTGCCAACTCGGCCGGCAGCAGCAGCGGAAGCTCTTCCTCTTCCACCTCCTTCAAAAAACCCAACGACATAGATGGCCTCCTCGCTGGCGCCGGCTATAAGATCCGATCCTCCGACCTACAACACGTCGCTCAGCGCCTCGAGCAGCTCGAAACCGTCATGGTCAACTCGCCTGCTTCGCAAATCACCCACATCGCCTCAGACGCCGTTCACTACAACCCTTCGGATATTGCCTCCTGGGTCGACTCGCTCCTCTCTGAGTTGAACCACCCATTCCCTCTTTCCGCCGATCTACCAGATTTCCCTGATCTCATGATCAATAATACGACGGCAAGGAACGATGTATGGGCGGCGGACCACGGAATGCCTCAGCCGCAGCAAAATATACCTCCTCCTCCTCAGTTGAATCAGCATCCACTCACGGTCGTTACGGCGATGGAAGAGGATTCCGGGATAAGGCTGGTTCACATGCTCCTCACGTGCGCGGAATCCGTCCAACGTGGCGACCTCCCATTAGCTCGCTCTTTAATCGAGACTATGCAGCCCTTGCTGACACGTGTCAACGTCAACTGCGGAATCGGAAAAGTCGCCGGATACTTCATCGACGCGCTTAGTCGCCGTATTTTTTCGACGAGGGGAAGGATTGGTGCCGGGCCTTTTGAGGACGAGGTTCTGTACTATCACTTCTACGAGGCTTGTCCGTATTTAAAGTTTGCGCATTTCACGGCTAATCAAGCCATACTAGAAGCGTTTAACGGTCATGATTGCGTCCACGTCATTGATTTCAACCTAATGCACGGTTTACAATGGCCGGCGTTAATACAAGCACTAGCTCTCCGCCCCGGAGGACCGCCGTTGCTCCGACTGACGGGCATTGGCCCTCCATCGCCTGACGGCCGCGACTCATTAAGAGAAATTGGGTTGAAGCTGGCCGATTTGGCCAAGTCCGTTAATGTTCGGTTTGCCTTTCGTGGCGTGGCGGCTGAGCGTCTGGAGGACGTGAAGCCGTGGATGCTTCAGGTAAGCTTAAAAGAAGCCGTGGCTGTAAATTCCATCATGCAGCTCCATCGACTGCTCGGGTCGGATCATAGCTGGAATTCTGGCATTGATACGGTTCTGGGGTGGATCCGGAGCTTGAACCCGAAAATCATTACGGTGGTAGAGCAAGAGGCGGACCACAACCAAGTCGGGTTCTTGGATCGGTTCACGGAGGCTCTATATTACTACTCCACCATGTTCGACTCGCTCGAGGCTTGCTCGCTCCAGCCGGATAAGGCTTTAGCCGAGATGTACATACAGAGAGAGATTTGTAACGTGTTATGCTGCGAAGGTTCGGCTCGAGTCGAGCGCCACGAGCCTCTTGCTAAGTGGACGAATCGACTTATTCAAGCTGGATTCCAGCCTCTTCATCTCGGCTCCAACGCGTTCAAGCAAGCCAGCATGCTTCTCACTCTTTTTTCGGCTGAGGGTTACTGTGTGGAGGAGAAGGAAGGGTGCTTGACTCTCGGCTGGCATAGCCGGCCTCTCATCGCGGCTTCAGCTTGGCGAGCCGTACCCGATCCAAATAACCCACTCGGGATTATAAAACCGTGA
- the LOC133796974 gene encoding uncharacterized protein LOC133796974: MTVDDERSIYVGGIPYDASEESIRRVFDVYGAVDAVKIVNDRGTRGKCYGFVTFTNPRSVIDAIECMDGKTIDGRVVRVNEARTRVGRSAFGRENFRQDIESGREWDRGRVRDRNRGKERDYDCDRERYYDQRSRERDRSRDYDLERERDYDHERAKGSFSDQDRFQDRDLEDNDREQSRSLDRDWEKDRGFNFDRERDIDRANGHDKFVEQDMSRKLNGSTKADRHSREFLSDLNDDQLEEQLIRSSQRLEELNKEILQMEDKLEEKGKSVLHLQQKSKKLEDSLINAKKTSSYNKTHLTKLHKCFLQVKDYTERLKSSEKQLQSLVDEAKTRDLYVGITANGNA; encoded by the exons ATGACCGTAGACGACGAAAGATCGATTTACGTTGGAGGGATCCCTTACGACGCTTCCGAGGAGTCCATTCGCCGAGTTTTCGATGTCTATGGCGCAGTCGATGCCGTTAAG ATTGTTAATGATCGTGGCACTAGAGGAAAATGCTATGGTTTTGTTACTTTCACAAATCCTAGGTCGGTCATTGATGCCATCGAATGCATGGATGGCAAG ACTATTGATGGACGAGTTGTCAGAGTAAATGAAGCAAGAACCAGAGTTGGAAGATCAGCTTTTGGTAGAGAAAATTTTCGACAGGATATTGAGAGTGGCAGGGAATGGGATCGAGGTCGGGTAAGAGATCGAAATAGAGGTAAAGAAAGGGATTATGATTGCGATAGGGAGCGATACTATGATCAAAGGTCGAGAGAGCGTGATCGATCTCGAGACTATGATTTGGAAAGAGAAAGAGATTATGATCATGAACGAGCAAAGGGTAGTTTCTCGGACCAAGATCGATTTCAAGATAGAGACCTGGAAGATAATGACAGAGAACAGAGCAGGAGCCTTGATCGGGATTGGGAGAAAGATCGTGGTTTCAACTTTGACAGGGAAAGGGATATTGATAGAGCCAATGGCCATGATAAATTTGTGGAACAAGATATGTCTAGGAAATTGAATGG GTCAACTAAAGCTGATCGACACAGTAGAGAATTTTTAAGCGATCTAAATGATGACCAA CTAGAAGAACAACTGATTAGATCGAGCCAAAGGCTTGAAGAACTCAACAAAGAG ATTCTGCAGATGGAAGATAAGTTAGAAGAGAAAGGAAAATCTGTTTTGCACTTGCAGCAGAAGTCCAAG AAATTGGAAGACTCTTTGATTAATGCAAAGAAAACCTCTTCATACAATAAGACACACTTGACCAAG CTTCACAAATGTTTTCTGCAAGTAAAAGATTATACGGAAAGACTTAAAAGCAGTGAAAAACAACTTCAG TCTCTTGTTGATGAGGCGAAGACCAGAGACTTATATGTTGGAATCACAGCAAATGGCAATGCGTGA
- the LOC133796975 gene encoding myb family transcription factor EFM: protein MMASPSELSLECKPAHGYSMLLKSFGEHQHSHQQHHHLQQQQPQVAQHDHTHKLEDYLNRLEEERLKIEAFKRELPLCMQLLTSAVEASRQQLQDYRTNQGPIRPVLEEFIPLKTSSSEGSADQKITNAPDNKANWMTSAQLWSQSSSNDGTKPQPTNNSNSNIVTPKEADISFNVVSPKLALDNKLSQRLNGPAGAFLPFSKDSNRNNNNSIPNQSFRPLPELALSAATAEKDIMGEENHKCSSEAERRENSGNNGNGGVVVETGKGGVAGNNNSSNINGSDHHQGVQTNNNNNNNNNSSSTTNNNQTHRKARRCWSPDLHRRFVNALQMLGGSQVATPKQIRELMKVDGLTNDEVKSHLQKYRLHTRRPSPQAPGTPAPQLVVLGGIWVSEYSAAAAHNGAQTALYSSHAASHAPPPHYCAPPVPQDFYASQAQAQAQGMPHHHALHHQLQMYKATSQTHSSPESDVRGAGGDRSESIEDGKSESSSWKGESGDNGAERKGLAALREDGEESNGSEITLKF from the exons ATGATGGCGTCGCCTTCGGAGCTCTCGTTGGAATGCAAGCCAGCTCACGGCTATTCAATGCTTCTGAAATCGTTCGGAGAGCATCAACACAGCCACCAACAGCATCATCATCTTCAGCAACAGCAACCGCAGGTAGCTCAGCATGATCACACCCACAAACTTGAAGACTATCTTAATCGTCTCGAGGAAGAACGTCTCAAAATCGAAGCCTTCAAGCGCGAGCTCCCCCTTTGCATGCAACTTCTCACCAGTg CTGTGGAGGCTTCAAGGCAACAACTACAAGACTATAGAACAAACCAAGGGCCAATAAGGCCAGTTCTAGAGGAATTCATACCCTTAAAGACTTCAAGCTCTGAAGGCTCAGCAGATCAAAAAATCACAAACGCACCTGATAATAAGGCGAATTGGATGACGTCAGCCCAACTATGGAGCCAAAGTAGTAGTAACGATGGAACCAAACCACAACCCACAAACAACAGCAACAGCAACATTGTTACTCCAAAAGAAGCTGATATTAGCTTCAACGTAGTGAGTCCCAAGCTGGCTCTAGACAACAAGTTATCTCAAAGGCTTAATGGGCCAGCGGGTGCTTTTCTTCCATTCTCCAAAGACAGCAACCGTAATAACAATAATTCCATCCCCAACCAAAGTTTTAGGCCGCTGCCGGAGTTGGCGCTTTCGGCTGCCACGGCGGAGAAAGACATTATGGGGGAAGAGAATCACAAGTGCAGTTCCGAGGCCGAGAGGAGAGAAAACTCCGGCAATAATGGAAATGGTGGAGTGGTTGTTGagacgggaaaaggaggagtggcTGGAAATAATAACAGTAGTAATATTAACGGGTCAGATCATCATCAAGGTGtacaaacaaataataataataacaacaataataattccAGCTCTACtacaaataataatcaaactcACCGGAAGGCAAGGAGGTGTTGGTCTCCAGATTTGCACCGAAGATTTGTTAATGCCCTTCAGATGCTTGGTGGGTctcaag TTGCCACTCCAAAACAGATCAGGGAGCTCATGAAGGTTGACGGTTTGACCAATGATGAAGTTAAAAGCCATTTGCAG aaatATAGGCTCCACACCAGAAGACCAAGTCCACAAGCACCAGGGACTCCAGCACCTCAGCTGGTGGTACTAGGAGGCATCTGGGTCTCGGAGTACTCCGCCGCCGCAGCCCATAATGGGGCCCAAACAGCCCTCTACAGTTCTCACGCGGCTTCCCACGCGCCGCCGCCTCACTACTGCGCTCCGCCCGTGCCACAAGACTTCTACGCCTCGCAGGCTCAGGCTCAGGCTCAGGGTATGCCCCACCACCACGCACTCCACCATCAGCTTCAAATGTACAAGGCAACGTCACAGACGCACAGCTCGCCGGAGTCGGACGTCCGGGGGGCTGGCGGTGATCGGTCGGAGAGCATCGAAGATGGCAAGTCAGAGAGCAGCAGCTGGAAAGGCGAGAGCGGCGACAATGGGGCAGAGCGAAAAGGGTTGGCGGCGCTCAGGGAAGATGGGGAAGAGAGCAATGGAAGTGAGATTACTCTCAAGTTCTGA